The nucleotide sequence CCTGTAATCGTTCCTCTTAGAAAGCGAGAACTTCAAGAAAATAGTTGGTCATTGCCTACTTCTACAGCTAGAATAGATTTTGAAACTTTATCCTTGAATCTTTTCAATGGAAATAGAACGCTACTCATGTTAGAAACCCTTTCCCAAATGAAACTTTGCTTGCTTGTTCTGGCTGAATGGGCATGCTCACTGGGAAAAGTAATCGACAATCACTTCTCGTTTAACTGCCACATACACTCGTAAATTCATGGTATTAAAACTACTGTACAACTCTAGTAATCCAAGAGTTTAGAACTCGCACGTCAGTATAAACGCCGTATTTATTTGGGACTGCACAATGTTTTCCCCATGATATGACGCCCACGAGGTACCACTGTCCTTCATATTCACAAGCTAGCGGTCCACCGCTATCTTTTTGACATGCATCAATCCCTCCATCCTTGTATCCGGCGCACAAAGCCGTCTTTGGAACAGTCCCATCGTAGGATTTCTTTTTGTTACATTCCGTTCGCGAAACTAAGCGTACCGGAGCTTCTTGCAAAAACTCCGACGGTGGCTTGTTCCATCCCTTTGATCCCCATCCTGTCACATAGCAGATTTTCCCGGGGGGGAATACTAAGCCATTCACGGGGAGACAGATAGGTCGCACAAAACTGTTATAGGTCACTGGGCTTGAAAGTTCAAGAAGAgctgaaataaaaaggaaagctatgaaaaaaattctcgCCATTCATCCATATGaacaataatttttatctgGAAAATCTGGAAAAACATTGTTCGCGGCGTCTTAATGGGTGAACGATGCTTTTCCAATAGTAACTAGATTGGGAAACATCGCCACCGTTTGGGCGAAACCTTGCGAACCAAGACGTTGAAAAGATATGTGGACTCTGATTGGGATGACAGTTTAACACCTTGAAGCAAAGCTGCTTTGTTCAAAGGCAAcgaaatgtaaaattttttcccTGGAAGAACTGTGAAAATTCCAGGAGAGGATCTGAACAAATACGAGTGGGAGTTTCTTATCTGGGAGAAATAAGGAGGAGCGACTATTCTGCCATTATCACAAAGGACCTCTACTTGGTGAATATTAACATAACGCTTCGTGACTCAGTCGGTGGTTGTGCCCAATGAGTATCAAGGAGGTACGGATTCAAATTCCGTCGACCCCGAATTCGGTTTTCAGGACTCTCTTCCTACAATTTCTTCAGTTTAGTTTAGCTATGAGAAtaatttcgttatttttttaaatcatccAGCTTGCACTCTAATTATATTTTATAACAATCATTTCCTGATGAGGATTTTTTCCCCTATCGCAGGGTTTTGACTCACCTACATCATAATCTGGAGGCTGAATAAGCACACCTTGAACAGTTTTACCCCAGTACTTTGGGTGCACGATGATGTTCTTTACTCCTTTCACTTGTTGAAACTCTTTCGACTCTGATGAAAGAGGATTGGCACCAAGTTTAACTTTCCAGCGAGTTGGATCCTTTGTTGACCGATAATCTGTTTAAATATAGATATATTTCAGACAAAGTTATCATCCTGGTTAGGAGGCGGAAATTTAATATTCAAGGATACAATGACATGACTTTTGCTTTAAGAAATACTAGCGAGCTCTCTTCGATGGAAGAAGGAAGTTCCTTGTTTGGCGTCTGTGAaattcctaaatttttttctggcctctCATTAGCTGAGGTGTTTCGGTTAGAAACTCATTTACGACCATTTTCGTCATATATTATTAGAGTACCTTGGATTTTTCGCGTCATTCACACACCTGTGAAACAATGGCAAGCAGTTAAAACCCAGTTAGGTCTGATAATTGAGCCTGCACACACTTGGACATCATCCAGCATTAAAGCAACCTGCCAAGGCCATGCACCGTCACTGCTTACTCTCCCACCCACTATTCGCTTGTCTATCACATTGTTTCTTGTAATAGCCATTCCATAGTAATTACTGGTTGTTGAGTGAAGAATACGTTGTCCACAAGAGTCCATACCTTAAATCAAAAAGGAGAACAGAATAATGTTTCTTTGCCTCCTTGAATATTTTGGGATTATTTGTATCAGGAGGATGGTATTGTTACTAAAAGGAGTGACAGATTTCATTTcacaaaataaacttaaaacttgAGAGAGCACAACTTCCTTCAGTGATATTCTCCgaataatttattaaaaatggtaagtttgtgtaaaattaatttcgaGCATACTAGACTGATGGGTACACAGTGATGACGGACGAAGTGTTGATGAAGGCGGACTTACGAGAGAAGTGAAGAAAGGAAGACAAGGTAAATCTTAAAAAGCATAAGCTAAAAGGAAACCATTTTGGAGtttcgttgaaatttttttccaccttGCTTTCAAATTCAACTGGTTCTCTTCTTATCGTAAATGAGCACGAAATCTAAATCTGCCTTTTGCAGTAAAAATCTTTCTCTACTTTTTATCGGAAAAAATCATTAACTGCCCCAAACATCAGTTCAAACAAtgctaaataaaaaacaagtataGAACGATTTAGAGCACCTTTTTCCCCCCCTGATTATGCAATTCTCGTACCTCACTTTATACCAACTTACCTTGGGGGAATCGTTCCTTCTGAAGGACAGTAGAACCACAACAAACGTTGATGATCATAAAAGACATACACGTAACACTTTCTCTTTTCCACAGCATCATTGGGTACACAATGACTGCGATTAAACAAAAACGGTCAAAAAGGCGTCTCTCACAAGTCATCATGTCATCTGCGTCCCGTGATTTGTAAAGTGCCTTGGATTCAATATCTAGCCTgcaacaaactttctttttgtatttgaataaagggggcaagtttctaaagaaactgtggtgctgcgtcagtgggagagtataacagggtaatttggtactatcaactgagttgataatactaaattaccctttccTTTTACATGGTTAAGCGTATATGGCTACCTAGGAATTACGTGTGCACAAACACGTACCAATCCTTTGGATCTTTTCATCAAATCAACATTGATCTTTGCACGAGAAAGATTTCGCAGCGAAACAGGTTGTCGTTCATAGGTCACGCGGCtatctctgttttttttctcagtgataCACTTAAAGCAGCTGCTTCTTTTTGAATTAGGAAAACAGCCCAAAGAGCGGgaatctttgaaataaatttacttgttaaAAGAGATCATGACGACAGAGAACCGTTGCTTGTAAATTATTGCGCTCATATTCTTCCATAAAAAAAGATCGGCGGCCTCTGTGCCTAAAACTCACCATCTCGACTCTTAATATTGAAAAACGGTAAGATAATGTTAAATTGGCCTGAAATTAGCATATGTTCAAGTCATTATTTACTGTCCAATGCCTACCTAGATGACGCTTTCTGTCGGCTTAAGTAGTAGCTGAGTAGTAAAAAATTCTGCTTTCGTATGAAtcaaagaccaaaaaaaaatggactcTGCGATTGAAAAATCCTACTTCTGTTTCACATCTTTCATTGATTATCTTAAAGAACTTTCTCGTTACATCCAATTACTTAGAGAATAAAGCCGATCATCTTCTTTGAAAGCTACCGACCTTCCTTGTTCAATATTTAATTAAACGTTCCACTTTCAAACGTTCGCAAACATTAGTTCAATGCTATTCTTTAGTTTATCTTTGAACAACTTCCCATTTCCGTCGTTTGGTCTTGGTATCAGCTTCTCCCCAGATAGTATAATTTTAGCAGTTGTTTAAAATCGTGAACATCAGCTGCGGAAATTACACACAGTAAACGAAGATAATTCGGCTTGTATTGGACAAATAACAGCTAAAACACTAACATGTAAATGAAGTGCAGGAACAATTCTATCGATGCTCAATAAATTTTGGTCTTTTATCACTTGCACAACAGTCTGCCAAACACGGTAATAAGTTAACTGAATATTTGACTTGTGCTCACCTATATCAAAATATTATAGCTgacttttgaaatctttttagGCAAAGCAGTTAAGAAATTCAGATACTTGTCTTTGAAAGATTATTTATTAACCgaatagattttatttttaaaattatgtccCAATATTAATTTTACTGAATACAACAGTAACGTTTTTCCACCAATTAAACGTCTCTAACAAGACGGTGAACTTTCAGAGTAAATGGATCAGTACAACCTGTTAAAATAACAACGCAAAATCTCGTCGCAATTTCCAATAGCAGCTCAATAAACTGTCAAACTTATAAATCCGTTTCTTTATCTCGCGGCTTgaatcaaaagtaaaaaaatttacattggtAAACACCTTACCTGTCAATTTTGTGAATATTCTAGCTGAAGAACGATTTGTGTGACTTGTCTTTTATCGAGAAAAGTCGTCGGTATAAGCGCTTCTTGTCCGCTTACACCTGTTAACAAACCACCCTTAACATAACAAAGATATCCTGCTGATTATGTTTGGCGGcgtaaaaattcattttaaggGTTCAAAATAACCATGTTGATCCTACTTATAACTACCAAGCCATCACTGACTCCCCGATGCTGCAGGATTGCACTGAAATTTTTATGCAATCAGTTGAAAGATTTGAGTGGTGTGGCCTTTCTTACGAGTCTGGTTAATGTATTGTTGTTCGTTGACTATAAAGTTACTTTTAAGCCAGGTGCACTTTGTTGACTTTTCAACCAGTCTTAGCCGTTCTTTCTAATTAACTCTCCCCGCCTAATCTCCCTTTTAACAGGATAaagttttcttctgaaatttaGTTCTTTGGAAGTTTCTCAACAGACATAAGACCGTggttctttgattttctttcttttttttttattttcttgtattcGTTTGGTGAATGCTggaataactttttttaacctCCCATCCCAATTTTTACAATTTACCCGCTAAATTAATATCTTAAGACAGAAAATAAGAATCCACACGGTTTTTCCTGCTCTATTGACATAACTATAAAGCCAATTGGTATCCCAAGCGTCAGCCGTAGCAAACAAAATCTAACCTTTCAAGTTTTCGCGTTCAATTCCGTTTTTGTATAATAAGACCGCCCTCCTAGCTATTAGTTTCTCTAATTGTGTTTGCAATGCAATCATTCGCCTCCGTAActgcaaattgaaataaaaagtatgTTCCGTCGTGTACGCCTAGTGTTAAGTGTCACTGGATTGTTAGCATTTATATGTAGGAAGTGTGTCGTTAAAAAGTAATTGTAGTACTTCATAGTCTTTAATGAAAACGATTTTCCAACTGAGTTTCGAAAATCGAAATCCAAAGTAATCCCAGCGACCAATCGAACAAAGATTCACATTATCACGAGATAaggagaactcaaagtaaaaataagaaaattggctgaagcgcgggaaaaggcgAATGACTCAATTTCTTATAGTGTTGCATCTGATTCGTTTAGATGGCACGAGGTTTCTAAACCAATAGTAGAGCGATGCttagtaaaaccaaagcaatatcGGATTACTTTCcacactcatttgaaaattgctcaaaaCTAATGTATTGTAAGAAACTTGTATGCCATTAATTTTTAGTGAAATTCTCCCAtttgaggaaagaaatattacattctatttataatttttcatctATTTCCACGTGTTTTTACCAAGCAAATAACTTCCTCGCCAAAAACACGATCACATGGTTACCAACTGGAGAAAATGAAAGTTACTTCATGATAAAGTAAACATCCTTGAGTCATTGAAAAACTCATCTCCTTTTCGAAACAAACATAATCTGCAAATAAATTGACCAGCATAATGAGTCATGACTTTTTCCTACAGCTGTATGAGCAATattcaaatataaaagaaacaattgaagAACAAATATTCTGATGTGACGCAGGGCACAAAATGCTTTGACTAGAAACATTAAATCTTGAAAATTCGTCATCAAAAGGTATGTTCATATCCGAAAgttagtttttcttttagctactttatttgtttttgagcGATGAACTACTCTGCAGGGATGAGTCTAAGCTTTCACCTAGAAGTCATAGATTACTACAGGAAAGACTTCACTTCAGCTGAGCGCCTAAGTAATCCAACTGGTGCATATGAAAGAACTAAGTCCGCGATTTAAtacaattgtttttattgatgAGCTGGTCATATAGCTGAGAAACATTTCACAAAGACTAACTTATGGTTTAAAACCTGTTGAGAATCTCATAAGATGCGCTGATTAGTTGGAAAGGGAATCGTTAACACATCTAGGTGAGATCATAGGAAATTAAAGTTTGCGCTTGCTCATGTAGAAGTTGTCATCGGAAACACTCGAGCGAAAGAGGGTGACGAAAAGGAAGATGTTGAACAGAGATTAGAAGCTGTGAACTCCACATAgacttccttgttaagtttaaTCTGATTCTGTATGCAAAACACATGCAAAAACTGACCCGGAGTATCAGTTCGTGATGTTTTCctacaagttatatttaaatgaaagtatCACAATTGAGGAAGTACTAATATACAGATTTTGAAGGTGCGCTACTAAATAATTGAGTAGAATGATTAAACCTTAAAAATCATTCCacgaaaggaaattttgaattcGAAGCTAACTTGAACTTAAGAAAGATCCTGTGATCGATGAcgttttgttttacttaacaTTATCTTCACCATCATTCACATAATCAATATCATTACCATTAAAATCTTTACTTTTTCCCACCCTTGTTTTCCACTTCCTGTGTCTCTCGCCTAAAACTACCTCACACGCTCAAACATATTGATCGATATCAACGTTTGTACCGAAAGATGATTGGTAGGATTAAACTCTGATGcgaaaaaacataaaaaacacCCGCACACAAGGGTAAACAAAGcaacagaacaaaaacaaaaatatgcatTACAATGGATCCTCGACTAAGAGGATATTACCAGCACGACTAAAGGTGATTACCCTCATTTCGCCAAGACGCTCAAAAGACGGTAAACAACAGacaggaaaaattaaaatttggtaAGTTCTATTAGACTAATATGCACGGGTATCATTAAAAGAGTTCTCACACGTTCAAACATATTGATCGATATCAACGTTTGTACTGAAAGATGATTAGTAGGATTAAACTCTGATGcgaaaaaacataaaaaaaaaacaccataaaaaaaaacacccgCACACAAGGGTAAACAAAGcaacagaacaaaaacaaaaatatgcatTACAATGGATCCTCGACTAAGAGGATATTACCAGCACGACTAAAGGTGATTACCCTCATTTCGCCAAGACGCTCAAAAGACGATAAACAACAGacaggaaaaattaaaatttggtaAGTTCTATTAGACTGATATGCACGGGTATCATTAAAAGAGTTTCAGTTCCTAAATCTGGGAATAGGGGCACAGCCTATAACCCTTTTTGTTCaacgcgttttttttttgtccactCGACGTATTTAGAAGCCTGTGGTAAATAGCTGATATTGCTTAGGCCAAATAAACCCAAATGTCGTTTCCTTCCGATTGGAAAGcaaattagaaattttgattccttttttcctcagttgtcatctatttaaaaaaaatacttatttttacTAGTACTGTCACGGTTACGTAATCATGTAACAAAATATACGGTAGACAAAATCAATCGATACTAATTTGGAAGATTAACCAGCATACCTACAGGATCATTACTTTATTACTGCAGCATTGACTTCCAACACTAAAATTTGGATTCTTTAATTTCTCTACCGCTTATTCACTAGATTTCTCACTGCACTAGGGAAGGGAATGAAAAAGTTTCGCTTCCAAATTAATGTAAGGTGTAACTGTTACACAAAGAAAGGTCTCATGTTAGAAATCtacgataataataattatataggTTAGAGACAATCTACCGAAGAACAGCTCATCCTGGTTAAGCAAGTAACTAGGACCAACAAACGCAGATACTTTGACgtaattcattttgttttgaccaGTTGTTATCATCAATAAAAGACATCCAGTTTCCATATTAACAGAAAGAATACTTGAAAGTTAGGGGAAAATTATCCACCCActtaaacaacaaaactttCCAGTGCCATTCCATCAACAAAAACAGATTTGCAATTGAAATGCAAATTGCTTAAATTGAGTTTAATTCTCAATCACGTATTTTCAcgctgtttctgtttttctttatcgGTCGtgcttcacttttttttttcatgttttgaacACAATGAAACCTACGGcgagaaatcaaacaaaactacTAAAAATAAAAGCCAGCGAAACTCGCTAGATTTTGTTAGAAATATGTTTCGCTGAGACAATTTGTATTACAGGGAAACCTTCATTAGACGAGGTAGAGATAATTGTAATCAAACCGAAATCAATCTGACGTCGCTAAAGTTCTCTCCGTCATTCACCATTCTTTATTCAAGCAATTACCACTGCAAATGGTTTCTTGGACTTTCagacgaaaggaaaaaacttcaTGATTGTATGACTTCTGTTCTTCGTTTGTTCGCGTGACTGATATTTTTCGTGAATCGAAagggaggtttttttttagttggttAAGTAAAGAAATCACAGAACAGTTTCATCTAATGAGAGTAATTGTCCTCTTAGGctgacaaaagacaaacaagatTCTGAAGAATATTGAGACGTTCGATAAACGTTGTGTTTTTTAAGTCATTAATGACTTAACACGACACGCCCAAAAAGTTTCGCGAGGAGAAGTCAAAATCAAACCCAGAAAGTTTCTCGAtctaattaaaatgaaaattgttaagATATATTACGATATGTTGACAACTTGCCTTATTTGGTTAGTTGCCTCATAAAATAAGCAGTGATTTTATTGCTTACAGAACGGCCTCCAACATGGCATGTTGAGTTTTTTTGCAATACAGAACAACAAGATATAGAAATCAAACCGTTTCCAAAAACATGTTGAGGAAATCAAACATTTACAAGAGCAGCGAGAGATGTAAAAGCAACGAACGTAGACAAACAGAGACACTTCGAAATAAGCAAGAGAGGATAACCCGGCCTCTTTTAGAATCCAGAAAAATCTTCCCTCAATATATCTAGGCAGAGAGACCGCCGGTCACCTGCAAAAACACTCCTCTATCGTCTAATAAAAcccaagagaaatttaaaaaattttagacGAGCAATGCTTCAGTATGTCACCCCGAGTACAATGATTTCTCGTTCACTTCTTTCTAGAGGAATatcatgataaaaaattaaatatgttGAACTAATTCCAACATTCCTTCCGCAGGACTCCTAGGTCTGAAGTGTTTTACGTGATGGCGTTTTCAAGAACTTTTCACATTACAACTTCGATGATAGCGATTCTGTGTCAAACGATCCATGCAGCTTCACCTGAACCCTGTGGAAGCGAACAATCGATCAACGGGATGATGCTTAAAGGACATGTTTTTCAGACCATCAAGGCTTCCCACTCAGCTTTGCTCGCATTGGATTGTCTGACAGCGTGCAACAATGACATAAGATGTCAAAGCTTCAACTATGTTATCTCCCAGAGCATATGCGAACTAAACAACCGCACGAAAGAAGCCAAACCTGACAACTTTGTTCCCAACCCTGAAAGATATTATTTCAAAAGATATAAAGACAGAGGTAAAATATACTGCATGTTTAGACCCCCTAGGTCACCGTTTGTTGAATGATCATGATACTACGTCAACACTTTGCACAAATTTAAAAGCAGTCAACCGCAATTTTGATAGCTCGAAGGGAGCAACTGAAATTATAAGAAAATTACtcactttattttttctacACAAATACATGATAATGACCTACGCAGTTTAAATGTTGATCTACATAGATTCCTTACTAAGGCATATGAGGGAGAGAAAAATGGCATGATTGCagctgttaacccttcaactcccaagatcccactagtaattctccttactgtctctcatacagttattttaattttttattttttttcaacaaaagccGTTAAGAAGAATTAGTGTTCCCTTTAAATTGGAcgattaatttcaatttctatttaaaTAACAGAGTGAAATTATCTCCTTTATCTAAAAGCAGTCATAAGAGCGTTCTTACTTTAGCAAATTCCAATTGTTCCTCCAGCACAGATCAGTTTGCTCAAAGGATAGACGGTATAAGAGTGGTAAAATCTACATGTCTATGATCTATAAAATAGTCTGGCGCTTGCACGAAGGAGTATTGCTCTAATCTCTcttacaaatcaatttttttcttcttatcagTCGCACTTGGTTCTATACCGGAACTACCTGCGGACTCTTGTTGGGAAATAAAGGTTACAGAAGGAGAAAAAGCCGTTAGTGGTGAATATTGGTTCAATTCTATTATACCCTCTAAGAGCATACTCGCTTACTGCGACATGGATACTCTTGGTAAGTGGAGGACGCTGTCAGATAATGAAAAAGTAAGGGTTATGGGTTACCCTAAGATAGCAATAATCGTACTAAATGGTGGGTACCAGCGTGGTAGAGGTATAGGCTTAGGCGTGGTTTATTCCTTTAGTGTAATTTAACAAGGGTTTCTGTATCCCTCCGTTAAATAACCTAAATAGTACgaaatatttgaagaaaaacacAATCACACGTACAAATCAACGAGCAAAAAAAGCAAGTACGATAAGGTGTACTGATCTCTCTCACCTGCGATTAAAATCTTGTCGAgataacatgatttttttgaCGATAACTGAACTCAAATCAAATGGCAATTCTCGGATGACTACTACACCGTGGCGTTCTTTATTAAAGTAGATTGTACATTAGTTGAAACTTGGGTTTTATTCTCGAATAAGACGTTCACGTACCCAACTAATCCATGGAATTCGTTTGATTGTTGCAGTCTATTCACAAAACTACTATTCCAGTCTGAATCGCCACAGGTGCCGTAACGGCTACCGGCTGTGTATATTAAATATTTTGGCCATGTACTGATCTGGCCCTTGTTTCATTCCTTAGATATAGACGAGTGCAGTGCCTCCAAAAATGTCTGTGATGTAAATGCAGTTTGCACAAACACGGAAGGTTCTTACTCTTGTTCCTGTAAACCAGGATTTACTGGGAATGGAAAGCACTGCAGTGGTAAGAATTCGACTAACAAGGAGCTAGTACGTTGATATATAGTAAAATACGCTTTCATACAGACCTAATATCCTTCTACTTATTTTGttctatatatttatataaagaACACGGCATCATTTCGAGTATTTATACAAGTGTAAAGCTTTATAccaaaaatgtgaaaatgtttTATGAACGCTCGAAGGCATGCCCTTAGGTGATAAGAAAAACTCCATTCATTTCCAAACAAGTAAAAAAACCAAGATGGCTTCCAATTTCGCATCAGATAGCTGATGATAAAATACTGATCACGTCCTAGCATAAGAAATCTTGAAGGAGGGGAAAGTAGAACTGGCAGTGGAAAACGTGAATGTTTTAGATCTGAAAGTTGTCTGGGGCAGCAAGTATAAAAACGATTCTGGTAGAACGAAGATGCATTCAAGACCTTTTTACATTCGGGAGTTCGATTGTTGTAGGATGTAAAATGTCAAGGACGTAACTATAGTCTcccaacaaaaacattttaacgaAAGAGAGGTTAAAGGCGATTTCTGCATCCATTGCAAAGCTAACCAAGACACATTTGTTGACCGAACTTTATTGAAATGAGAACATCGAGGACATTTGAAGTTCTTTGCTATCGGTCTAAAACTATGAATAtttgaacatattttttttgtcctagAGTGAAAATGAAGCGTGAAGCTgggaaattaaacaaattagTACTGGCGCCCGTGTGAAATAGAAAGAATCACTAGTTAATAAAGATTAAACGGTCCGTGCCATTGGCAGGTtgaaattttattgtatttgaAAGGACATGAAGTTGCTCGAGTACCGACACAGGCGATTAATACCAGACGTAGGAGAAAAGCTcgctttttttattaatttaaattaacGCCAAAATTACGATCGGTTTCACGTTTTCCGCCCGGGGAAAAGATTAGCCATGGACATGGTCAGCCTTAAAGTAGGGAGGGTTTTCCTGTAGTAAAACATTTTACACTTTTATAATCCAA is from Pocillopora verrucosa isolate sample1 chromosome 7, ASM3666991v2, whole genome shotgun sequence and encodes:
- the LOC131783178 gene encoding serine protease 33-like isoform X1; its protein translation is MMTCERRLFDRFCLIAVIVYPMMLWKRESVTCMSFMIINVCCGSTVLQKERFPQGMDSCGQRILHSTTSNYYGMAITRNNVIDKRIVGGRVSSDGAWPWQVALMLDDVQVCAGSIIRPNWVLTACHCFTDYRSTKDPTRWKVKLGANPLSSESKEFQQVKGVKNIIVHPKYWGKTVQGVLIQPPDYDVALLELSSPVTYNSFVRPICLPVNGLVFPPGKICYVTGWGSKGWNKPPSEFLQEAPVRLVSRTECNKKKSYDGTVPKTALCAGYKDGGIDACQKDSGGPLACEYEGQWYLVGVISWGKHCAVPNKYGVYTDVRVLNSWITRVVQ
- the LOC131783178 gene encoding serine protease 33-like isoform X2 is translated as MMLWKRESVTCMSFMIINVCCGSTVLQKERFPQGMDSCGQRILHSTTSNYYGMAITRNNVIDKRIVGGRVSSDGAWPWQVALMLDDVQVCAGSIIRPNWVLTACHCFTDYRSTKDPTRWKVKLGANPLSSESKEFQQVKGVKNIIVHPKYWGKTVQGVLIQPPDYDVALLELSSPVTYNSFVRPICLPVNGLVFPPGKICYVTGWGSKGWNKPPSEFLQEAPVRLVSRTECNKKKSYDGTVPKTALCAGYKDGGIDACQKDSGGPLACEYEGQWYLVGVISWGKHCAVPNKYGVYTDVRVLNSWITRVVQ
- the LOC136282478 gene encoding protein kinase C-binding protein NELL2-like, with the translated sequence MHYNGSSTKRILPARLKVITLISPRRSKDDKQQTGKIKIWTPRSEVFYVMAFSRTFHITTSMIAILCQTIHAASPEPCGSEQSINGMMLKGHVFQTIKASHSALLALDCLTACNNDIRCQSFNYVISQSICELNNRTKEAKPDNFVPNPERYYFKRYKDRVALGSIPELPADSCWEIKVTEGEKAVSGEYWFNSIIPSKSILAYCDMDTLDIDECSASKNVCDVNAVCTNTEGSYSCSCKPGFTGNGKHCSGKNSTNKELVR